CGCCACTGGCGCGCTGGGAATACAATTATAAGCCCGCGCCCGACAGCGCAGAGGCTAATTTGTATCAATACTATTTACGTCCACAAGAGTGGCTAACCACTACCCCCACTGATTTGATAGCCAGAGAATGGCAGTTATAAATATTAAATTAAGGTAGGGGCTGTTTCAATCCGCAAAGGTCAACAGATCCAATAAAAGGCGCTTAACAGCGCCTTTTTGCTAAGTAGTTGCAATTAGTGCTCATTAATCATATGCGTGGCTAGTTGCCCAAAAGATTGCTTTAACCCTTCGCGCAGTAGGGGGTTGTCTACTTCTATATCGAGCGTTTTATTCATGCAATACATCCACTGATCGCGCAGGTCTTTATTTATGCTAAAAGGCATATGGCGTTTGCGCAGCATAGGTTGGCCATGCTTTTCTGTAAATAGACTTGGCCCGCCAAGCCAACCCGATAAAAATTCAAAAAAAACTTGGCGAATTCTATCTAATGGCAGAGGATGCATATCATATAATGGTTTGGCGTATTCATCGCTGGCCATTATGTCGTAGAATCGGTTAGCTATAGCACGGGTACCTACTTCTCCACCAATTATTTCATAGGGTGTTTTCTCAGGAGTGGGCGCTGGTTGCTCAGTCGCTGGTTTAGATTTTGAAAAAAGTCGTTTAATCATATTACTTATCATCGTTAATAGGCAGTGTATAGCTGCAAAGAGGTTGCTTTAAAATGGACAAATATGCGGTTTTTGGAAATCCAATAAAACATTCAAAATCCCCCGCGATACATAAACAATTTGCTGTATCTTTGGGTGAGCAAATCGACTACCGCGCAATATTAGCACCTATCGATAGCTTTGAAAAAACAGTAACCACTTTTTTTGAGCAAGGCGGGATAGGCGCAAATGTAACTATGCCATTTAAAGAGCAAGCGTATGCTATTGCTGATGAACTCACCCCGCTTGCTAAAATTGTTGGTGCGGTTAATACACTTAAAAAACGCGATGATGGTACTTTGTTAGGTGATAATACCGATGGCGTGGGCTTTGTTAATGATTTACTTGCTAATGAGGTGACAATCACCAATAAGCGTATTTTGATTATTGGTGCGGGTGGCGCAGCAAGAGGGGTAATATTACCTTTACTTGAACACAACCCTTCAGAAATCATTATTGTTAATCGCACGGTAAAAAAAGCGCAAGACTTAGCTCTGCTATTTACTGAATATGGCAAAGTAACAGGCTATGGATTTGATGATTTACCAGTAAGCGAATACTCACTTATTGTAAACTCTACATCAAGCAGTATGAATAACGAACTTCCAGCGCTTGATAAAAAACACTTTACTCGCTGTGATGTTGCTTACGATATGTTTTACTCATTAGAAAATACTGTTTTTATGAACTGGGTTGCACAGCATAATACAAATACTAAGCTGTTAGATGGTAGCGGCATGTTAGTAGGCCAAGCCGCACAGGCATTTTTTATATGGCGAAATAAAATGCCCGCCATACTTCCTGTTGTTAAAGCACTAAAACAAGGCATGCTTAAATGAATCAAGCCATACAGTTTATAGATAGACTCGAGTTTAGAGAACCTTCCCACCAACTAGTATTCTTTGCACAAGTATCGGGGATGCTGGTGGAGTGTGTTATTGAACTACGTAACTTAGATTTAAAAGATGAAAGTCACGCAACAGAATATTTTGATAAGTACCGATTTGATTATGAAGAATGTGCCGAGCAACTCATAGAAGATGAAAGCTATAACTCGGCAGGGCAGATAGAAGTGAATCTAGCCAATCTCGGCTAAATACTCATCTTTTAATTGCACATAGTTATCTGCAGATACTTTTAAAAAAGCAAGCTCTTGCTCTGTCAATGGACGAGCTTGCTTTACTGGGCTACCAACATATAAATAACCAGACTCCAATCGTTTATTTGGCGGTACTAATGATCCCCCACCAATAATAACGTCGTCCTCTACTATTACATTATCCATTACAATAGCGCCCATACCGACAAGTATACGGTTTCCAAGCGTACATCCATGCAGCATCACCTTGTGACCTACTGTCACATCATCACCAATAATAAGTGGGTAACCACCTGGGTTACTTTCAGTCGCGCGTGATAAATGAAGAACACTACCGTCTTGTATATTTGTACGTTCACCAATACGTATATAGTTAACATCACCTCGTGCTGCCACTAATGGCCATACGCTACAGTTGTCACCAATAGTAATATCGCCTACCAAAACAGACGATTCATCAACATAAACAGACGAATTAAAAGAGGGAGTCACACCTTTATAAGAACGGATAGCCATATATATACCTTTTAAATACTAGTTATAGTCGCTTGAGTGTAACAGCAACACTCAAATAGTGGCCAGAAAAGGCCTGTTTTGATTATAAAACTACCAGTTATAGAGGGTTTAGTTCACATATTGACCGAACGGTGCTTTTTTTTGGTTTTTCCTTAAAAAAGTGCTTGCGTAAAAATCTGTTCTCCCTATAATGCGACCCCACTGAGACGGGGAACGCCAACGCATAGCGAGGCAAGAGCTGCTCAGAGAGTTAAGTAAAACTTCGGTTTTAAATCATCGCAAGAAAGTTTAAAATTAAGTATTGACTCGAAAAATAAAGGATGTATTATACGCATCCCTAGCGACAACGTCGCAACGTTCTTTAACAATATAAAGCAATCATCTGTGTGGGCACTCGTACAGATTGAGTTCTAACAGCCAAGCTACTTAGGTAGTGAGGCAAACAAATTTAGAGTCTCAATTGAAACTGAGTGACCAACAGCAATAACTACTCCGGTAGGAATTGCAGCACAGTCAATTCAATATCGAAAGATATTAAATAAATTCAGAATTCATTGAGCTGTCGAAAGACAAAAAACTTTTTAATTGAAGAGTTTGATCATGGCTCAGATTGAACGCTGGCGGCAGGCCTAACACATGCAAGTCGAGCGGTAACATTTCTAGCTTGCTAGAAGATGACGAGCGGCGGACGGGTGAGTAATGCTTGGGAACATGCCTTGAGGTGGGGGACAACAGTTGGAAACGACTGCTAATACCGCATAATGTCTACGGACCAAAGGGGGCTTCGGCTCTCGCCTTTAGATTGGCCCAAGTGGGATTAGCTAGTTGGTGAGGTAATGGCTCACCAAGGCGACGATCCCTAGCTGGTTTGAGAGGATGATCAGCCACACTGGGACTGAGACACGGCCCAGACTCCTACGGGAGGCAGCAGTGGGGAATATTGCACAATGGGCGCAAGCCTGATGCAGCCATGCCGCGTGTGTGAAGAAGGCCTTCGGGTTGTAAAGCACTTTCAGTC
The genomic region above belongs to Pseudoalteromonas sp. MM1 and contains:
- a CDS encoding group II truncated hemoglobin; its protein translation is MIKRLFSKSKPATEQPAPTPEKTPYEIIGGEVGTRAIANRFYDIMASDEYAKPLYDMHPLPLDRIRQVFFEFLSGWLGGPSLFTEKHGQPMLRKRHMPFSINKDLRDQWMYCMNKTLDIEVDNPLLREGLKQSFGQLATHMINEH
- the aroE gene encoding shikimate dehydrogenase gives rise to the protein MDKYAVFGNPIKHSKSPAIHKQFAVSLGEQIDYRAILAPIDSFEKTVTTFFEQGGIGANVTMPFKEQAYAIADELTPLAKIVGAVNTLKKRDDGTLLGDNTDGVGFVNDLLANEVTITNKRILIIGAGGAARGVILPLLEHNPSEIIIVNRTVKKAQDLALLFTEYGKVTGYGFDDLPVSEYSLIVNSTSSSMNNELPALDKKHFTRCDVAYDMFYSLENTVFMNWVAQHNTNTKLLDGSGMLVGQAAQAFFIWRNKMPAILPVVKALKQGMLK
- a CDS encoding DUF1488 domain-containing protein codes for the protein MNQAIQFIDRLEFREPSHQLVFFAQVSGMLVECVIELRNLDLKDESHATEYFDKYRFDYEECAEQLIEDESYNSAGQIEVNLANLG
- a CDS encoding gamma carbonic anhydrase family protein; this translates as MAIRSYKGVTPSFNSSVYVDESSVLVGDITIGDNCSVWPLVAARGDVNYIRIGERTNIQDGSVLHLSRATESNPGGYPLIIGDDVTVGHKVMLHGCTLGNRILVGMGAIVMDNVIVEDDVIIGGGSLVPPNKRLESGYLYVGSPVKQARPLTEQELAFLKVSADNYVQLKDEYLAEIG